The Kosakonia sacchari SP1 genome includes a window with the following:
- a CDS encoding GNAT family N-acetyltransferase — protein MEIIDAQEHHLSAIVQIYAYHVTHGNATFETEAPDVDEMRTRLAKTRCNGLPWYVAVHDGQVRGYCYLSRYRERRAYQYTLEDSIYVDDSFRQQGAGKALLARAVSWAEQNGYRQLIANVGNSENEGSLRLHSRAGFVVIGTLKSVGMKHGRWLDTVLMQRPLGEGDVTLPLPG, from the coding sequence ATGGAAATTATTGACGCGCAAGAACATCATCTTAGCGCGATTGTGCAGATTTATGCTTATCACGTGACGCACGGTAACGCCACGTTTGAAACCGAAGCGCCGGACGTGGATGAAATGCGTACGCGGCTGGCGAAAACCCGGTGCAATGGCTTGCCGTGGTATGTCGCCGTGCATGACGGGCAGGTTCGGGGTTACTGCTATTTATCGCGCTACCGCGAGCGGCGGGCGTACCAGTACACGCTGGAAGATTCCATCTATGTTGATGACAGTTTCCGCCAGCAAGGCGCAGGCAAAGCGCTACTCGCTCGTGCGGTGTCCTGGGCGGAGCAAAACGGTTACCGCCAGCTCATCGCCAATGTCGGCAACAGCGAAAATGAAGGTTCATTACGCCTGCACAGCCGTGCCGGTTTTGTGGTTATCGGCACGCTGAAAAGCGTCGGCATGAAGCACGGGCGCTGGCTGGATACGGTACTGATGCAGCGCCCGCTGGGGGAGGGGGATGTGACGCTTCCACTGCCCGGCTAA